From the Paludisphaera mucosa genome, one window contains:
- a CDS encoding DUF1501 domain-containing protein — protein MNRSANEPETGRHRQSPIGLDRREFLSRSAGGFGALALNWLAQRESAAGTHHRPRATRVIQLFMLGGASQCDTFDYKPELIRRHGESVPFTVTGGTVTTAGPVLKSPWKWARHGETGRWVTNALPHLAGCVDDMAFLYSMHAPTSEHSAAQTMQGSGFVIPGFPSVGSWVSYALGSESDDLPAFVALPDPVGLPWTGKAAWTNGFLPAVHQGVMLNPSAVDPVPDLFASKSARYVTAESEREGLGELAALNRLQAAAAPGDSRLEARIAGYELAARMQLAVPDVLEVQAESRATHALYGLDDPLTEPFGRNCLIARRMVERGVRFVQVWCGSGINGGAQNWDNHGDVTPGSDFERMCVRSDRPIAGLLKDLKARGLLDETVVLWTTEFGRTPYSQGGKGRDHNGNTFVSWMAGGGVKPGASFGASDEFSFHAAVDPIMCYDQHATLLHLLGIDHRQLTVRHNGADRRLTDVHGKVLHEIIA, from the coding sequence ATGAATCGATCCGCGAACGAACCGGAAACGGGACGCCACCGTCAGTCGCCGATCGGGCTGGACCGTCGGGAGTTCCTGTCGCGCTCGGCCGGGGGCTTCGGCGCGCTCGCACTCAACTGGCTGGCCCAGCGGGAGAGCGCCGCCGGGACGCATCACCGCCCCAGGGCGACGCGGGTGATCCAGCTCTTCATGCTGGGCGGAGCCAGCCAGTGCGACACCTTCGACTACAAGCCCGAGCTGATCCGTCGCCACGGCGAGTCGGTGCCGTTCACCGTCACGGGCGGGACGGTGACCACGGCGGGGCCGGTCCTCAAGAGCCCCTGGAAGTGGGCCCGCCACGGCGAGACGGGCCGATGGGTCACCAACGCCCTCCCTCATCTCGCCGGCTGCGTCGACGACATGGCGTTCCTCTACTCGATGCACGCCCCGACCAGCGAGCACAGTGCTGCGCAGACGATGCAGGGGAGCGGGTTCGTCATCCCCGGCTTCCCCAGCGTCGGCTCGTGGGTCAGCTACGCCCTCGGGAGCGAGAGCGACGACCTTCCCGCCTTCGTCGCCCTGCCCGACCCGGTGGGGCTGCCCTGGACGGGGAAGGCCGCGTGGACGAACGGGTTCCTGCCCGCCGTCCACCAGGGCGTCATGCTCAACCCGTCGGCCGTCGACCCGGTCCCCGACCTCTTCGCGTCCAAGAGCGCCCGCTACGTCACGGCCGAGAGCGAGCGTGAAGGCCTCGGCGAGCTTGCCGCCCTGAACCGGCTCCAGGCCGCGGCCGCGCCCGGCGATTCCCGACTCGAGGCGCGGATCGCCGGCTACGAGCTGGCCGCACGGATGCAGCTCGCCGTTCCTGACGTGCTGGAGGTTCAGGCCGAGTCTCGCGCCACGCATGCCCTGTACGGGCTCGACGACCCGCTGACCGAACCGTTCGGTCGCAACTGCCTGATCGCCCGCCGGATGGTCGAGCGCGGGGTGCGTTTCGTGCAGGTCTGGTGCGGGTCGGGCATCAACGGCGGCGCCCAGAACTGGGACAACCACGGCGACGTCACGCCCGGCTCCGATTTCGAACGCATGTGCGTCCGGTCCGACCGGCCGATCGCCGGCCTGCTCAAGGACCTGAAGGCGCGCGGGCTGCTCGACGAGACCGTCGTCCTCTGGACCACCGAGTTCGGCCGCACGCCGTACAGCCAGGGGGGCAAGGGCCGGGATCACAACGGCAACACGTTCGTCTCTTGGATGGCCGGCGGCGGCGTCAAACCGGGCGCCTCGTTCGGGGCGAGCGACGAGTTCTCATTCCATGCCGCGGTCGATCCGATCATGTGCTACGACCAGCACGCCACGCTGCTCCACCTCCTCGGCATCGACCACCGCCAGCTCACCGTGCGACACAACGGCGCCGATCGCCGCCTGACCGACGTGCATGGCAAGGTGCTGCACGAGATCATCGCCTAG
- a CDS encoding mechanosensitive ion channel family protein: MSEEFQALQASPPMLWGLALVIGFPIAVVVLSELIHRLHRRRRPLASTLRIVRDLILPVVAVERLLSRVLEFAPDSWTLRIVETVLGIFAIHAGLSFVNDVIFASAASGTWRSRVPKLFIDLVRSILVLIGGAIVLSTVWGFDLARLATALGVGSIVIGLALQEPMGNLFAGLVLLFERPLSLGDWIAVDGVTGKVVEINWRSVHIETGTRELRIVPNSALYKGSFSNLSRPTRMRTEVVELGFSYDDPPNKVKQVLVETLRETPGVLLDPGPLVRTIGYGDFAINYRAIFTVTNQEALGGVRDEFMTRIWYTAERHGLTIPFPTQTEISLDKADLDRRRGVRPEGLLRDFPQFALKEDVGDDRQGPRSRVRTYARGERVVAEGESLAGLHLILEGEAVLTIRDRQDSDVEIARIGRGEYFGEQAILSTNVSEVTVTATDDLVVLVLDTDHLNALLDQTPRLARELGGLMEVRRRSAQLARKATIAG; this comes from the coding sequence ATGAGCGAGGAATTCCAGGCGCTGCAGGCTTCGCCCCCGATGCTCTGGGGGCTGGCGCTCGTGATCGGCTTCCCGATCGCCGTCGTGGTGCTCAGCGAGTTGATCCATCGCCTGCACCGTCGCCGCCGCCCCCTCGCCTCGACCCTCCGGATCGTCCGCGACCTGATACTCCCCGTCGTGGCCGTCGAGAGACTGCTCTCGCGCGTGCTGGAATTCGCCCCCGATTCGTGGACGCTGCGGATCGTGGAGACCGTGCTGGGGATCTTCGCGATCCACGCCGGACTCTCGTTCGTGAACGACGTGATCTTCGCCTCGGCGGCGTCCGGAACGTGGCGGTCGCGGGTCCCCAAGCTGTTCATCGACCTGGTCCGGTCGATCCTCGTGCTCATCGGCGGGGCGATCGTCCTCTCGACCGTCTGGGGCTTCGACCTGGCCCGCCTCGCCACGGCGCTCGGCGTCGGGTCGATCGTCATCGGCCTGGCGCTCCAGGAGCCGATGGGGAATCTGTTCGCGGGCCTCGTCCTCCTGTTCGAGCGTCCCCTGTCGTTGGGCGACTGGATCGCCGTCGACGGCGTCACCGGCAAGGTCGTCGAGATCAACTGGCGTTCGGTGCACATCGAGACAGGGACCCGCGAACTTCGAATCGTGCCCAACTCGGCGCTCTACAAGGGGTCTTTCAGCAACCTCTCGCGGCCCACGCGGATGCGCACCGAGGTCGTCGAACTCGGATTCTCGTACGACGACCCCCCGAACAAGGTCAAGCAGGTCCTGGTCGAGACGCTGCGCGAGACGCCCGGCGTCCTGCTCGACCCCGGCCCGCTCGTCCGCACGATCGGTTACGGAGACTTCGCGATCAACTATCGCGCGATCTTCACCGTGACGAATCAAGAGGCTCTCGGCGGGGTCCGCGACGAGTTCATGACCCGCATCTGGTATACCGCCGAGCGGCACGGCCTCACGATCCCTTTCCCCACGCAGACGGAGATCTCTCTCGACAAGGCCGACCTGGACCGCCGCCGCGGCGTCCGCCCCGAGGGGCTGCTGCGCGACTTCCCCCAGTTCGCCCTGAAGGAGGACGTCGGCGACGATCGCCAGGGTCCTCGTTCTCGCGTCCGCACTTACGCCCGGGGCGAGCGCGTCGTCGCCGAAGGCGAGAGCCTGGCGGGCCTCCACCTGATCCTCGAAGGCGAGGCCGTGCTGACGATCCGGGATCGGCAAGACTCCGACGTGGAGATCGCTCGGATCGGGCGCGGCGAGTATTTCGGGGAGCAGGCGATCCTGAGCACGAACGTCAGCGAGGTGACGGTCACGGCGACGGACGACCTCGTCGTGCTCGTGCTCGACACGGACCACCTCAACGCCCTTCTCGACCAGACGCCGCGACTCGCCCGCGAGCTGGGCGGCTTGATGGAGGTTCGGCGCCGTTCGGCGCAGCTCGCCCGCAAGGCCACGATCGCGGGCTGA
- a CDS encoding adenylate/guanylate cyclase domain-containing protein, whose protein sequence is MTTPFHRLSIQSKLLLILLGVSIASMFVVAGIGYFSGREAVIGAVRNQLAGVCRIKTTLVVDRLQQIRGQVISLSADETFVTAMKSYIAGFDDLNDSPIPPEWDDKLTAFYRDDFLPLLKSSLDADPVLENYVPRIVASRYLQYQYLARNPSPYRLKHKLDSSGDGSPYDAAHKRFHPYFRLIRENLGFDDVVLIDSKSGEVVYSEQKSVEFATNLLTGPYANSNLGELFRAIQKGMDRDDFRLVDFQRYRPNGNLPTSFIGSPIFDDNKMIGVLVLKFPIDQFSRILTGDEGWRREGLGSTGEAYLVGADHYMRSRSREIWEIQAVETSGPDGKPLPVAEVAKRREAGLERFLDKLRDAGTTEQGIAMIRRSGTSVLSLRVESEAARLGTSGITGTVSQRDYRGVPTLASFTPIELPGLIGGEKNRWAVVAKMDMDEALEPVRRFQRWLITTAVAIVLVVSLLALMFSRIFTRPLRQLTRGARRVSEGQVDVKVKVRSRDEFHELAEAFNRMTSNLKAKNELIDQKVRENEELLLNILPSSAVKRRKEGEKQFSENFADVTVLFARMHGLSETLDGKPADETLGLLNELVIAFDEAAEKHGVEKVKTVGESYMAVCGLSVQRPDHTNRVVEFAKDMLRIVRRFNKDRLPGLTLSIAVNSGPVVGGVVGMNKFIYDLWGDTVVIAQGLIAKGDANSIQVTRDVRDRLGDLQEFEPLGELELSAKGMLPVWRVKF, encoded by the coding sequence TTGACGACCCCCTTCCATCGCCTCTCGATCCAGTCCAAGCTCCTGCTCATCCTCCTGGGAGTCAGCATCGCGTCGATGTTCGTCGTCGCGGGGATCGGCTACTTCAGCGGCCGGGAGGCGGTGATCGGCGCCGTCCGCAATCAGCTCGCGGGCGTCTGCCGGATCAAGACGACGCTGGTCGTCGACCGCTTGCAGCAGATCCGCGGCCAGGTGATCTCGCTCTCGGCCGACGAGACCTTCGTGACGGCGATGAAGTCCTACATCGCGGGGTTCGACGATCTGAACGACTCACCCATCCCGCCGGAATGGGACGACAAGCTCACGGCGTTCTATCGCGACGATTTCCTGCCGCTCCTGAAGTCCAGCCTCGACGCCGATCCGGTCCTCGAGAATTACGTGCCCCGGATCGTGGCCTCTCGTTACCTGCAGTATCAGTATCTCGCCCGGAACCCGTCGCCTTACCGCCTGAAGCATAAGCTCGACTCTTCGGGAGACGGCAGCCCCTACGATGCCGCGCACAAGCGGTTCCATCCCTACTTCCGCCTCATTCGCGAGAATCTCGGATTCGACGACGTGGTGCTGATCGACTCGAAGTCGGGCGAGGTCGTCTACAGCGAGCAGAAGTCGGTGGAGTTCGCCACCAACTTGCTCACCGGCCCCTATGCCAACTCCAACCTGGGCGAGCTGTTCCGGGCGATCCAGAAGGGCATGGACCGCGACGACTTCCGGCTCGTCGACTTCCAGCGCTATCGGCCCAACGGCAACTTGCCGACTTCCTTCATCGGCAGCCCGATCTTCGACGACAACAAGATGATCGGCGTCCTCGTGCTGAAGTTCCCCATCGACCAGTTCAGCCGGATCCTGACCGGCGACGAGGGCTGGCGGAGGGAAGGCCTCGGGAGCACCGGCGAGGCCTACCTCGTGGGCGCGGATCATTATATGAGGTCGCGATCTCGCGAAATCTGGGAGATCCAGGCGGTCGAGACCTCCGGCCCCGACGGCAAGCCTCTACCCGTGGCCGAGGTCGCCAAGCGACGCGAGGCCGGCCTGGAGCGGTTCCTCGACAAGCTTCGCGACGCCGGGACGACCGAACAGGGGATCGCCATGATCCGGCGCTCGGGGACGTCGGTGCTGAGCCTGCGCGTCGAATCCGAGGCCGCTCGCCTGGGGACGTCGGGGATCACCGGCACGGTGAGCCAGCGCGACTACCGCGGCGTGCCGACGCTCGCCAGCTTCACGCCGATCGAGCTGCCTGGGCTCATCGGCGGCGAGAAGAACCGCTGGGCCGTCGTCGCCAAGATGGACATGGACGAAGCCCTGGAACCCGTCCGACGGTTCCAGCGTTGGCTGATCACGACGGCCGTGGCGATCGTCCTCGTAGTGTCCCTGCTGGCGTTGATGTTCTCGCGGATCTTCACGCGTCCGCTCCGTCAGCTCACCCGGGGCGCCCGGCGCGTGAGCGAGGGGCAGGTCGACGTGAAGGTGAAGGTCCGCAGCCGCGACGAGTTCCACGAGCTGGCCGAGGCGTTCAACCGCATGACCAGCAACCTCAAGGCCAAGAACGAGCTGATCGACCAGAAGGTCCGCGAGAACGAGGAGCTGCTCCTCAACATCCTCCCCTCCTCCGCCGTCAAGCGCCGGAAGGAGGGCGAGAAGCAGTTCTCCGAAAACTTCGCCGACGTGACCGTCCTCTTCGCCCGCATGCACGGGCTCTCGGAGACCCTCGACGGCAAACCCGCCGACGAGACCCTGGGACTCCTCAACGAGCTGGTCATCGCGTTCGACGAGGCGGCGGAGAAGCACGGCGTCGAGAAGGTCAAAACCGTCGGCGAGTCGTACATGGCCGTCTGCGGACTTTCCGTGCAGCGGCCGGATCACACGAACCGGGTCGTCGAGTTCGCGAAGGACATGCTCCGGATCGTGCGCCGGTTCAACAAGGACCGCCTCCCCGGCCTGACCCTGAGCATCGCGGTCAACTCGGGACCGGTCGTCGGCGGTGTGGTCGGCATGAACAAGTTCATCTACGACCTGTGGGGCGACACCGTCGTCATCGCCCAGGGCCTGATCGCCAAGGGCGACGCCAACTCCATCCAGGTCACGCGCGACGTCCGGGACCGCCTGGGAGACCTCCAGGAATTCGAGCCGCTCGGCGAGCTCGAACTCTCGGCCAAGGGCATGCTTCCCGTCTGGAGGGTGAAATTCTAG
- a CDS encoding TolC family protein produces the protein MRRPTFDLRSAGLRGLLLAACSLWAVSVCGQDSGSPSSGKLFERPMLGPMPGSPEPGLPTSPGALAPNPFSLDPGIIGGRRRGLGRVDRPGARGFSRSNVQGPATLPEPLPGVEQPEAGEGPPAGDVSELVDDEGPADGLTLDAAIERLKSSNLDVLAIRYELPQAQAEILTAGLRNNPLVYVDSQFIPYDSYSSRRPGGPTQYDVNITYPIDVSHKRKARVAVACAAKKVLEAQFQDIARRQIGNVYRAFVDLQSARIGLLALESLVGRQEVILDKVRKGEGPKKPTLLEYDRLVLELAKTRAGLSDARDALADAQEALALLLAWPEDDVAKLQPRGRLRTPHPMPPPLEEAIREAKAARPDLAAARLGIRRADSEVRLARANRVDDVYFFYDPFSYQDNRPFQALNARSWGLGVTFPVPIFNRNQGNIAKARVNLTQTQAEASALERRVAAEVRQAYREFVSAQQTLALVERSVVDQARDARERAIAGFTSGELEVGDYLDQLEDDADSARLYRDAVLRYRRSMLDLNTAVGSRIMP, from the coding sequence GTGAGGCGACCGACATTCGACCTCCGTTCGGCCGGCCTGCGAGGCCTGCTGCTCGCCGCTTGCTCGCTCTGGGCGGTAAGCGTCTGCGGCCAGGACTCGGGAAGTCCGTCGTCGGGGAAGCTGTTCGAAAGGCCCATGCTCGGCCCGATGCCCGGCTCGCCCGAGCCGGGCCTGCCGACGTCGCCGGGGGCGCTCGCGCCCAACCCGTTCTCGCTCGATCCCGGGATCATCGGCGGTCGACGGCGCGGCCTGGGGAGGGTCGATCGTCCGGGGGCCCGGGGGTTCTCGCGATCCAACGTCCAGGGGCCGGCGACGCTCCCCGAGCCGTTGCCGGGCGTTGAGCAACCGGAGGCGGGCGAAGGTCCCCCGGCCGGCGACGTGAGCGAACTGGTGGACGACGAGGGTCCCGCCGACGGCTTGACGCTCGATGCGGCCATCGAGCGGCTGAAGTCGTCGAACCTCGACGTCCTGGCGATCCGCTACGAGCTGCCCCAGGCCCAGGCCGAAATCCTCACCGCCGGCCTCCGCAACAATCCGCTGGTCTACGTCGACAGCCAGTTCATCCCCTACGACTCTTACAGCTCCCGCCGCCCCGGCGGGCCCACACAGTACGACGTGAACATCACTTATCCTATAGACGTATCACACAAACGCAAGGCGCGGGTGGCGGTCGCCTGTGCGGCGAAGAAGGTCCTGGAGGCGCAGTTCCAGGACATCGCCCGTCGCCAGATCGGCAACGTCTATCGCGCCTTCGTCGACCTCCAGTCGGCGCGCATCGGCCTGCTCGCGCTGGAGTCGCTGGTCGGCCGCCAGGAGGTGATCCTGGACAAGGTGCGAAAGGGTGAGGGTCCCAAGAAGCCGACCCTCCTGGAGTACGACCGGCTGGTCCTCGAACTGGCCAAGACCCGAGCCGGGCTGTCCGACGCCCGCGACGCCCTGGCCGACGCCCAGGAGGCCCTCGCCCTGCTGCTCGCGTGGCCCGAGGACGACGTCGCGAAGCTCCAGCCCCGCGGCCGGCTCCGCACGCCGCATCCGATGCCGCCGCCGCTCGAAGAGGCGATCCGCGAAGCCAAGGCCGCCCGGCCCGACCTGGCCGCCGCCCGGCTGGGAATCCGCCGCGCCGACTCGGAAGTCCGCCTCGCCCGGGCCAATCGGGTCGACGACGTCTACTTCTTCTACGACCCGTTCAGCTATCAAGACAATCGCCCGTTCCAGGCGCTCAATGCCCGATCGTGGGGGCTCGGCGTCACCTTTCCCGTGCCGATCTTCAACCGCAACCAGGGGAACATCGCCAAGGCGAGGGTCAACCTGACCCAGACCCAGGCCGAGGCCTCCGCCCTGGAACGACGCGTCGCCGCCGAGGTCCGTCAGGCCTACCGCGAGTTCGTCTCCGCACAACAGACGCTCGCCCTGGTGGAGCGCTCGGTCGTCGACCAGGCCCGCGACGCCCGCGAGCGCGCGATCGCCGGATTCACGTCCGGCGAACTGGAGGTCGGCGACTACCTGGACCAGCTCGAAGACGACGCCGACTCCGCCCGCCTCTACCGCGACGCCGTGCTGCGGTACCGCCGCAGCATGCTCGACCTCAACACCGCCGTCGGGTCGAGGATCATGCCCTGA
- a CDS encoding Gfo/Idh/MocA family protein, translated as MKRRTFLGVSAAVSLGGAAPAPLRLGMVGLVHGHAGGFLSRYRDSREVELVGVAEPDQAVAARYIQGLRLDPTRVHSSIEVMFDRAKPEAVVAFTDTADHVAVVAACARRKIPVMMEKPLAVGVEQARAIEKAAAESGIPVLVNYETTWYPSNHAAYALAKTAKALGEIRKVVIHDGHRGPKEIGVQPEFLAWLTDPERNGAGALFDFGCYGANLMTWLMDEARPVAVTAVTQRFKPDVYPHVDDEATIVLEYPEAQAIVQASWNWPFDRKDMEIYGRTGQVLTVAQNRVKVRLEGNAEEIGQASPLPPPQDDFLRYFAAVVRGEVKPSGPSSLGNNLIVVEILDAARRSAATGRTMRLT; from the coding sequence ATGAAGAGAAGGACATTCCTCGGGGTTTCGGCGGCCGTGTCGTTGGGCGGGGCCGCCCCCGCACCCCTCCGGCTCGGGATGGTCGGGCTGGTGCATGGACACGCCGGCGGGTTCCTTTCCCGCTACCGCGATTCCCGAGAGGTCGAGCTGGTCGGCGTCGCCGAGCCCGATCAGGCCGTCGCGGCGCGCTACATCCAGGGGCTACGACTCGATCCGACGCGTGTTCATTCCTCCATAGAAGTGATGTTCGACCGCGCCAAGCCGGAGGCCGTCGTCGCCTTCACCGACACCGCGGACCACGTCGCGGTGGTGGCGGCCTGCGCCCGCCGCAAGATCCCGGTGATGATGGAGAAGCCCCTCGCGGTCGGCGTCGAGCAGGCCCGCGCCATCGAGAAGGCTGCGGCCGAATCCGGCATCCCCGTCCTGGTGAACTACGAGACCACCTGGTACCCGTCCAACCATGCCGCGTACGCCCTGGCCAAGACCGCGAAGGCCCTGGGCGAGATCCGCAAGGTTGTGATCCACGACGGCCATCGAGGGCCCAAGGAGATCGGCGTCCAGCCCGAGTTCCTCGCCTGGCTGACCGACCCCGAGCGCAACGGCGCGGGGGCCTTGTTCGATTTCGGCTGCTACGGTGCGAACCTGATGACCTGGCTCATGGACGAAGCGCGCCCCGTCGCCGTGACCGCCGTGACCCAGCGTTTCAAGCCCGACGTCTATCCACACGTGGACGACGAGGCGACCATCGTCCTGGAGTACCCAGAGGCCCAGGCGATCGTCCAGGCGTCTTGGAACTGGCCCTTCGACCGTAAAGACATGGAGATCTACGGCCGGACGGGCCAGGTGCTGACGGTCGCCCAGAACCGCGTGAAAGTCCGCCTGGAAGGGAACGCGGAAGAAATCGGCCAGGCTTCCCCTCTGCCGCCGCCGCAGGATGACTTCCTGCGCTACTTCGCCGCCGTCGTCCGCGGGGAGGTCAAGCCGTCGGGACCTTCCTCGCTGGGGAACAACCTGATCGTCGTGGAAATCCTCGACGCCGCCCGGCGTTCCGCCGCGACGGGCCGGACCATGAGACTAACATGA